The genomic window CACCTGTCCGCCGGCCACGTTGTCCATGTAGGCGCAGTCCACGCCCTCGCTGTAGGCGTCCACCAGCACGGTGGGCTGCTGCGACTTGACCCGGCGCTCGCTGAGCAGCGTGGTCAGGTTGTAGGTTGCCATCACCAGCCCGTCGGCCTGATACGCCAGGGTGTGCGAGCCGAGGTAGCGTTCCAGCCGTGAGCGGTCAAGCAGCGGAAAAATCGCCACGTCGTAGCGCGCCTCCTGAAAGGCGGTTTCCAGACCGTCGAGCAGCCGCACATAAAACTCGGTGGTCACGACCGGCAGCAGCACGCTGATGGTGTAGCTCCTGCCCCCGGCGATGCGGCGGGCGTGCGGGTTGGGCGTGTAGTCGAGCTCGGCGATGGAGCGCAGCACGGCCTCGCGGGTGGACGGCTTGACCGAAGGGTGGTTGTTCAGCACCCGCGACACGGTGCCGACCCCGACCCCGGCGGCGCGGGCCACATCCTGAATGGTGGGAGGACGCATCTGCCCGGCAGCATAGCGCGGAAGTTGGAACCCGCTTCCATGACAGGCTGTTGACAGCGGAGAAAGCCCCCTTACACCACTCTGAAAAATAGTTTGCCCTTGCAGGCTCTTTTTCCGAACGAAGTGAGCAAGAGAAAATACGGGTCTGAACGGTGCGAAGCGCATTCAGGTGGTTTTCCAGGATGCG from Deinococcus radiodurans R1 = ATCC 13939 = DSM 20539 includes these protein-coding regions:
- a CDS encoding substrate-binding domain-containing protein — protein: MRPPTIQDVARAAGVGVGTVSRVLNNHPSVKPSTREAVLRSIAELDYTPNPHARRIAGGRSYTISVLLPVVTTEFYVRLLDGLETAFQEARYDVAIFPLLDRSRLERYLGSHTLAYQADGLVMATYNLTTLLSERRVKSQQPTVLVDAYSEGVDCAYMDNVAGGQVAGEYAATLPGTVYAMWVETELDQLFVTRVFEERRNGFLTALNAAGRPLAGEVTAGFDPLSARHAASQLLDEAELPCTVFASADLLAAALLDEAAARGLKVGEDVRVIGFDDQPWAAARGLTTLHQPVESMGHEAATLLLSRLGGYKGPARARKFMPRLVVRETA